CACAGACGCAGGTCATGACAGACCGCGCTGTGTTTACAAATGCGTATGCGGTTATCCCTAAAGGTGTAATGCAAGACATTGTGACCTCCAACCTACCATTTTGGGAGAAAACGAGGGCATGGATTATTGCACGCCCCCTCTCAGGATTTGCCGAGACATTTTCCCAATACATTATGGAATTGCAGCCGGAGGGCGGCTCTAGCAAACCCGAACCAGATACTTCAGCTCAGGGTGTGATTTTCGTCGTGCAAGGTGAGGTCACCGTGGTTCTGGATAAGGACCCGCATGTTCTGCCCGAAGGTGGTTATGCCTATCTGCCAGCTGGTGCAAGTTACGAAGTGCGCAATAACAGCCAGAAGCCCGCACTCTTTCATTGGGTCCGTAAACGCTATGAAGCTGTCGAGGGCATTGCTCAACCAGACGCGTTTTTCACCCATGAAAACGATGCCGTAGTCGCTTCTATGCCGGATACCAATGGCGCTTGGGCGACAACACGCTTTGTGGACCCCAGTGACATGCGCCACGACATGCATGTCAACATCGTTACCTTTGAACCAGGTGGCTGCATTCCGTTTGCTGAAACGCATGTAATGGAACACGGTCTCTATGTGCTGGAAGGGAAAGCGGTTTATCGCCTTAACAACGATTGGGTCGAAGTAGAAGCTGGCGACTTTATGTGGCTACGCGCCTTCTGCCCGCAAGCTTGTTATGCCGGTGGGCCAACGCGTTTTCGCTACCTGCTTTACAAGGATGTAAACCGCCACGCTCAACTTGGCTCATTTCAAAGGTGATCGAAGATGAGTGACCAAACCTCTACAGAGCGGACTGTTTTAATAGAGAGATTGAGTGCGGAAACGTTCGAACCCTTTGGCGAGATTATCGAGGCAGGTACTGTATCTCCGATCTTGATCAACGAGGGCCGGTGCAAACGTTACTCTGATCTGGCAGGGGTGGAGTGTATCGGTGGGCAGACAGGGATCAGCCTGTTTCAAGCAGAGTTACGCACGCTACCGCATAAACTGACCATGATGGAGCGCCACCCATTGGGCTCGCAGTGCTTCATTCCCATGGATCGATCTGAATATCTCGTTATTGTTGCAGCAGATGAAGGTGGACGGCCTTCATTTCCGCGCGCATTCATTGCGAGTTCAACCCAGTCCATCAACATAAAAACAAATACATGGCACGGCGTTCTGACCCCAATCAAAGGGTCAGGCCTTTTTGCCGTTGTGGACCGGATTGGTGAGGGTAAAAACTTAGAAGAACACTGGCTGGAGGAGGCCTACCTCATAAAGGAATAACACTGTGCGTCATTGGTAGGAGGGGACTAAATGACTGACAACTCAATAGGAACACCAGAACAACTGCGTGATCCTAACTATACGCCTGCTTTACATAAGGCTATTCCGCTTGGCATTCAGCATGTGCTGGCCATGTTTGTTTCCAACGTGACACCGGCAATTATTATTGCTGGTGCAGCCGGTTTTGGATTTGGCTCTGATGCGGGGGCACAGGGTTTTCCGGACATGACTTACATGATCCAGATGTCCATGCTGTTTGCAGGTATTGCAACACTATTCCAGACGATCGGCATGGGTGCTATTGGGGCCCGCCTTCCGATTGTTCAAGGCACAAGCTTTGCCTTTATTCCAATTATGATACCGCTTGTGGCTGGTAAAGGTGTTGAAGCCCTGCCCGCTTTATTTGGCGGCGTTTTGCTGGGTGGTTTATTCCATGCCGTTCTTGGCATCTTCATCGGACGCATTCGGTTTGCACTCCCTCCCCTCGTAACCGGACTAGTGGTAACGATGATTGGGTTAGCTCTTGTAAAGGTTGGCATTCAATACGCGGCTGGAGGCGTGCCTGCTATCGGCAAGCCGGAGTATGGTAGCCTGTTGAACTGGTCAGCAGCTTTGGTCGTTATATTCGTGACCCTTGGCCTGAAGTTTTATGCCCGTGGAATCATGGCCGTTTCTGCCGTGGTTATTGGCATCGCAGCTGGTTATGTTTTTGCACTCCTACTCGGTATGATCACCGTTGATGGCATTGCAACAAGCGTCAGCCGTTCTGCGTCTTTCGCTCTGCCGATGCCATTCAAGTATGGTTTCGACTTCAGTCTGGCAGCGGTTATCGGCTTCTGTCTGATGGCTTTTGTCAGCGCGGTTGAAACCGTTGGTGATGTTTCCGGAATCACCAAAGGCGGTGCTGGGAGAGAAGCAACCGATAAGGAAATTCAGGGCGCGACCTATGCAGATGGTTTCGGCACAGCAATTGCTGGCATCTTTGGCGGACTTCCAAACACATCCTTCAGCCAGAACGTTGGGTTGATTGCAATGACCGGCGTCATGAGCCGTCATGTTGTGACCATCGGTGCGTTCTTCTTGATCCTGTGTGGTCTGGTGCCCAAAGTTGGCGCCGTTATTCGCACTATTCCGATTGAGGTGCTGGGTGGTGGTGTCATCGTCATGTTTGGCATGGTGGTCGCGGCAGGCATTTCCATGCTATCCGACGTCAACTGGAACCGCCGGAACATGGTGATCTTTGCGATATCACTGTCTATCGGTCTCGGTCTTCAACTGGACCCGAAAGCCGTGCAATACCTGCCAGATTCAGTGCGTATTTTGATGACAAGCGGGCTTTTGCCAGCAGCCCTCATCGCCATTGTGCTGAACCTCGTGTTGCCCGAGGAGCTTTCAGCTGAAGCAACGGAAGAAGTTTCCGGCGGCATGGCCTCACAAGACGATGCATCTCTTGAGCCTGCTAGCAACCAAGCTTAACAGCTTCCCCTCGCCAATTCAGATATTGGCGGGGGCTTTTCATCCCCAATCCACTGATTGAGCCAGTGCAGTCCTGCTGCTTCTATTGGCCGTGTTTATCCGCAAACTTCCCATCTTACTGCCCAGCGGAAATGATGCACATTACTCTCGTAGCTATGTGCAGTTTTATTCTCACCTCAAATTAAAAAGACGATTCGGAGCAGAATTTGAGCTCTTTCTGATATATGTTATGCACACGAGCTCGTCACAAAATCACATTTTATGATTTAAAAACACAACTCCTTATAAAATCCATCTGAGCACCCATAGACACTATAACCAGATGTTTTATATGGATAAATTTCAATACATCATCTCAACAAAAGCCAAATTCGATTAACGAAAACTCGCTTCATAAGTATTATCACTAGCATTATTATTTAATTTGAGGTGTAAATATTATCTTGAGAGTTGCAAGGGAGCCATTCCTATGGGGGGAGCAAACTGGCGCTTTCGAACGTAATCGCCGCGTTATGCGGTAACGGTTTTCAAGATTCCTTCAAGGGGCCAGGTATGAAAAAGCTAGTCACAATTTTATGTGCTGCTACCGTCGGATTATTTTCAGCATCAGCGATCGCAAAGCCAATCAAAATCGGGATGGCAATTGATGATCTGCGCTTGGAGCGCTGGCAAAAAGATCGCGATATTTTTGTCGCAAAAGCAGAAGAGCTGGGCGCAGAAGTTTACGTACAATCTGCAAATGGCAATGAACAAACACAGATTTCGCAGATTGAAAACATGATTTCCCGCGGCGTGGATGTGCTCGTCATTATTCCGTATAACGGTGAGGTTCTCTCCAACGTTATTCGTGACGCAAAATATGATGGCATCAAAGTTCTCGCCTATGATCGCCTGATCAACGGCGCTGATATTGATTTTTACATCTCCTTCGACAATGAAAAAGTTGGCGAAATGCAGGCGGAAGCAATGCTTGCTGCAAAACCAGAAGGTCGCTACTTTCTGATGGGCGGCGCCCCAACTGACAATAACGCAAAAATGTTCCGCAAAGGTCAGATGAACGTTTTGCAGCCCCAAATTGACGGCGGTAAAATCGAAATCGTTGGTGATCAATGGGTGGATTCATGGCTTGCAGAAAACGCTCTGAAAATCATGGAAAACGCACTTACAGCGAACGACAACCAGATTGATGCAGTGGTTGCCTCCAATGATTCCACAGCAGGCGGCGCCATTCAGGCACTTGATGCTCAGGGTTTAGCTGGCAAGGTTGCCATTTCCGGTCAGGATGCCGATCTGGCGTCGGTTCGTCGTATCGTTGCTGGTACACAAACCATGACCGTTTACAAGCCAATCGTCAAACTCGCCAGAACAGCTGCTGAAATCGCTGTAAAACTTGGCAGGGATGAAAAACCTGAAGCCAACAGCATCAACAACAATGGCAAAAAGGACGTAGACAGCTACCTCCTAGAGCCAATTGCTGTTTACAAAAACAACCTCGATGCGACCGTTATCGCGGACGGCTTCCACGCCAAAGATGACGTTTACCAGAAATAATCACGATCAAAAGCGCCTGGGAACAGGCGCTTTTATTCTGGGAGATTGAGATGGCAAGATTGCTTGAAATGCGCGGCATCGTTAAGTGCTTTGGTCCGGTGAAAGCTTTGGACGGGGTTGATATTCAACTGAACAAGGGAGAAGTCCTCTCCCTTTGCGGAGAAAACGGATCTGGAAAATCGACCCTTATGAAGGTGCTTTGCGGAATTTATCCCGCAGGTGATTTTGAAGGGAAAATTCTTTTTGAGAACAAAGAAGTAAACGCTCGGAGCATTAAAGATACCGAGAACCTAGGCATCGCGATCATTCATCAGGAGCTAACACTGGTGAAGGAACTGAGCATCATGGAAAACCTTTTCCTCGGCTCCGAAATTAGCTGGAAGGGCATCCTCAACTTCTCAGCAATGCACCACAAAACGACGGAAATGCTGAAGCGCGTTAAGCTGGATATTTCGCCGGAAACCAAGGTTGGTGATTTGGGTGTCGGGCAACAGCAGCTTGTTGAGATTGCAAAGGCGCTCTCCAAGAAGGCTAAGGTGCTCATTTTGGATGAGCCCTCCGCGCCGCTGACTGAATCTGAGACTGCCATTCTCCTTGATCTGGTTCGAGAACTGCGAGACGGCGGAGTGAGCTGCATTTATATCTCCCATAAACTGGGGGAAGTGAAAGCCATCTCCAACCACATTTGCGTCATTCGTGATGGCGTTCATATTGATACACGCCCAGCAGAAACTATGACGACTGACGATATCATCACCATGATGGTCGGCCGGGAAATGAAACAGCTGTTCCCGTGGGAAGAGCATGAAATTGGTGAGACTGTCCTAACTGCTGGCCCGTTTGATGCCTGGGATATTGCCAATCCAAATCGCAAAAAAGTAAAGAACGCTGCCCTTTCCCTTCGCCGTGGCGAGATTTTAGGTATTTCCGGACTTGTTGGCTCTGGCCGAACGGAGCTCATGGAATGCATCTATGGCTGCTATCGCGGCAAAAGCACCGGCTCCATTACACTGGAAGGTGAAACTCTAGCGATCAGAAGTGCTAAAGATGCTTTGGGCCATGGAATTGCAATGGTGCCAGAAGACCGCAAGAAAAACGGCATCGTGCCCATAATGAGCGTGGGGCAGAACATTTCCCTCGCCTACCTCAAGCAATTTTCACAGCATGGAACAATCAGATCGGCCCAGGAAATCAGCGTTGTTCGCGAGTCCATAAAGAGCCTGAAGGTCAAAACACCGGGGCCTGATATCGCCATTCGCAATCTTTCTGGCGGCAATCAGCAAAAGGCTATTCTCGCGCGGTTCCTGCTTTCCACTCCCAAGGTTCTCATCTTGGACGAGCCAACACGCGGTATTGATGTTGGTGCCAAGTATGAAATCTACAAGCTCATGTTCCAACTGGTCAAAAAGGGGATCAGCATCATCATGGTGTCCTCAGAACTCCCTGAAGTCCTTGGCATTAGCGATCGCGTGCTGGTGATGCATGAAGGCGAGATCAAAGGCGACCTCCTCAATTCCAACCTAACTCAAGAACAAATTATGGACTGCGCCCTTTCAGAAGGAATTGCGTCATGAGTGAGCAGCAAACTATTTCCACTGCCTCAGCTGACACAAAAGAGATCAGCCTGCTTGGAAAACTCAAATCGATGAATATAAAGATGCTCGCGATGATTTTTGCGATCATCGTGATCATGGTGTTTTTCTACTTCACCACAGATGGCAGCTATCTTACTCCGCGCAATATCTCCAATCTGTTTCGTCAAACCGCCATTACAGGCATACTTGCAATCGGTATGGTGTTTGTAATTATTAGCGGCGAGATCGATCTGTCCGCTGGCTCGATGATGGGACTTCTGGGCGGCGTTGCTGCTATTTTGGACGTCTGGTTCAAGCTGCCGCTCGCCCTCACAATTGTCCTCACACTGGCAAGTGGTCTGGTCCTGGGCTTTTGGAATGGCTGGTGGGTTGCCTACCGCAAAGTTCCTTCTTTCATCGTAACACTGGCAGGTATGCTGGCGTTTCGAGGGATCTTGATTGGCATCACTGACGGCACGACTGTAGCACCAACCTCTGATGCCATGTCCATTATCGGTCAAAGCTACCTGCCCAACCTGTTCAGCCTTGTGCTTGGCGTTGGTCTTTTGGCGCTTTACTTCGGCTGGCAGCAAAAACAACGCGGCATGCGCTCTGAATACGGCATCGGCAATTCACCGGCTTCACAAGCATGGTCACTCAACGCGTTTCTCGCTGTTGGTGTACTTGGCATCATCTGGCTTCTGAATGACTATCGCGGTGTACCAGCTCCTGTTCTCATCCTGATTGGCTTGATGCTCGTAGGCACATTCATCGCAATGAAGACCACGTTTGGTCGCCGCATATACGCCATTGGCGGAAATCTGGAAGCCAGCCGTCTCAGTGGCATCGACGTGGAGAAAACAAAGCTCTCCGTCTACGTCATGAACGGCCTCATGATTGCGGTTGCGTCACTGGTCCTATCCTCGCGCCTCGGCGCAGGTTCCCCCTCAGCCGGTAACATTGCAGAACTAGATGCAATTGCTGCCTGCGTGATTGGCGGAGCCAGCATGGCGGGCGGTGTAGGCACAGTGTTCGGTGCCGTCATTGGAGCCTTCATCATGGCCTCGCTTGATAACGGCATGAGCATGATGGATGTTCCCACCTTCTGGCAGTACATCGTCAAAGGCGGAATACTGCTGCTGGCGGTATGGATGGATAGCGCCACAAAACGTCGCGCATAATTGCGCTTTGAGGCTCTGAACTGGACTATTCAGAGCTTCTCCCTTGCATATCAACTCTCATGATCTGGAATTTGTTTGAAGTTCGAAAAAAATTCAATAGATTGAGCGAACTCCAGATCACTGAAGCACCATTGATTGCAGATCGACGCGATCACAACAGCGAATTGTTTGAAGCATGGCGAAACAAAAAAAGACAGGCAATGTCCTTGAGCAGCGTGAACAAGGGCGGCGTTTGATTTTTTCGCACATCCGCCAGTTTGATCAAGCTGCCCGAGTTGACATTGCCAAGTCTACTGGGCTTTCACCTGCGACAGTTACAACTATAACCGCTGAGTTGATTGCGGAAGGTATTCTTGAGGAGGTAGCAGAGCAGAGCGATACTTCTGAGGTTCGGCGCGGGAGGCCTCGCATAGAGCTTAAAATCAGAGGGGCAGCTCACAAAGTGGCTGGCATTAAGCTCTCCGATAAAGTGGCAACTCTGGTGATCATGAACCTTGAAGGTGAGGAGCTGTCCAATCACTCCATGCCCATGCCAAACCTACCACTTGAGGAAAACCAGACCGTCGATTTTATTTATGCGCTCTTGCATGAAGCGCTCAATAAATCCGGTCTTTCCTATAAGGATCTGTCTGCCATTGGCATCGGTTTACCGGGCATTGTGGACGCTAAGCGTGGCTTCGTTTACTGGTGCCCGCTGTTCGCCTCACGAAATGTGGATCTACTGCAATCACTCTCAGCCAAACTGCCACTGCCTGTCTTCATTGACAACGACACCAACCTCGTTGCGCTTGCGGAGCTTTGGTTTGGCTATGGTCGCAATCATACCGATTTTCTTGTGGTCACCATCGAGCACGGTGTTGGCATGAGCATCGTAATGGACAGCAAGGTTTACCGCGGGGCCAGAGGCAGCGGAGCCGAATTCGGGCATACTAAGGTTCGACCCGATGGTGCCTTATGTCGGTGCGGGCAACGAGGGTGCCTAGAAGCGTATGTCGCTGATTATGCTTTGCTACGAGACGCAGACACGGTGATGACTGGCCACATGAACCTCAATGCAGAACAACGACTTACGTATCTTTTTGAGGCAGCCAAAGGTGGCAATGAAACGGCACAGGCCATATTCAAGCGAGCCGGACAAATGTTTGCGACTGGCCTTGCAAATCTGGTCAATATTTTCGATCCGGCTATCATCATCCTTTCTGGGGAACAGATGAAGTTTGATTACCTTTACGAGCACGACGTCATCGAAAGCATGAGGAACTCCATAGTAAATATTGATGCCCCTGCTCCTGAGGTTCAGATACACAAATGGGGTGACTTGATGTGGGCAAAAGGGGCCGCAGCTTTTGCCCTCAATGAGGTTCTTGCCCGCTCTTTGTGAGCGTCGCATTCATTATTTCAAAACTCAAAGATAATAATAGCTCATAACTCTATTTTGGCGCCGTTAACGCACAAATTACAGTCCACTAGGTAGTTGAACTATGTGTTTTTAGCTTGATTTATTTTGATACTCAAATTTAAATGGACTTAGCAAAAAAAGAGCGGCTCTGCTGCTCACTGCTTCCAGGTAGGGGAACGCAATGTACTTAGGTCTTGATTTAGGCACCTCAGGATTAAAAGCTGCACTCATCGATGAGCACCAACGCATTGTCGCAACAGCTCACTCTGCGCTGACTGAAAGCCGCCCAAAACCCGGCTGGAGTGAACAGGACCCCGAGTCCTGGATTACAGCTGCGATTGATGTGTTTGATCAACTCAAAGCCAGCACTCCTGAAAAACTTGGGGCTCTCAAAGGCATTGGGCTTTCCGGTCAGATGCATGGCGCTACACTGCTGAATGCAGCAGATGAGCCAATCTCTCCCTGCATTTTGTGGAATGACACCCGGAGCCATCTGGAAGCGGCGGAGTTGGATTCCCTTCCAGCGTTCCGCGCCATTTCCGGTTCCATCGTCTTCCCCGGCTTTACAGCGCCTAAACTGCGTTGGATTGAAAACAACGCACCTGATTTATTTGAGAAGGTTCAAAAAGTCCTTTTACCAAAAGATTTCCTTCGACTTTGGCTAACAGGCACTTATGCCTCCGAAATGTCTGACGCCTCTGGCACGAGCTGGTTGGATGTCGCCAACCGGTGCTGGTCTCCCGAACTGCTCGAACTCAGCCACATGCGCCGCGACCAGATGCCAGAACTTGTTGAGGGCACGCAGGTCAGCGGAGAACTGAGGTCTGAACTGACACAGCGCTGGGGCCTGCCCAAAGGCGTTGTGGTTGCTGGTGGTGCCGGAGATAACGCTGCCTCTGCAATAGCGGTAGGGGCCGTCTCTGCTGGCTCAGGGTTCATTTCACTAGGCACTTCCGGCGTGCTTTTTGCCGCCAATGATGGCTACCAACCCGCTCCTGAAAGTGCGGTGCATACATTCTGCCACGCACTGCCTGATGCATGGCACCAGATGGGCGTCATCCTGTCTGCAACCGATGCCTTGAACTGGTACGCAAAGCTGGTGGGTGACAGCGCGGGCAATCTGACAAATGCATTGGGAGATGAGTTACAGAAGCCTGGATCAAACCTCTTCCTGCCCTACCTTGGTGGTGAACGTACCCCGCACAATGATGCGGCTGTGCGCGGAGCGTTTCTAGGCCTGTCCCATGGTGATGATACGCAGGCCCTCACGCGCACTGTACTGGAAGGTGTTGCCTTTGCCTTCCGTGATTGTCAGGAAGCGCTACTCTCCACTGGCACAAAGCTGGACCGGCTCACAGCCGTTGGCGGCGGCTCCCAATCCAATTATTGGCTCTCCCTGCTCGCCACAGTACTCAATGTACCCATTGATCGCCCAACTGCGGGAGATTTCGGTGGGGCCTTTGGCGCTGCGCGTCTGGGGCTCATTGCATCTGAAGGTGCAGATCCTGTTGCCATATGCACACCTCCAAGCTCCGTTGAAACATTCCTGCCTGAGCAAAATCTCTGCGCTGCCTTCAGCGACGCCTACGCTCGGTTTGCTCAAACTTATCCCGTCCTAAAGGATCTCTGATATGACCTCATTTTTCGGTGACATCCAAAAAATTGCCTTTGAAGGCGTAGATTCAACCAATGAACTGGCCTTTCGCCACTACAACCCGGATGAAATCATTATGGGTAAACCCATGCGGGACCATCTGCGCTTTTCTGTAGCGTATTGGCACTCGTTTGCCTGGGAAGGTGGAGATCCGTTTGGTGGACCAACTTTTGATCGCCCATGGTTTGGTGATGAGATGGCGCTTGCCAAAATGAAGGCCGATGTGGCGTTCGATATGTTCAAAATCCTCGGACAGCCCTACTTCTGTTTCCATGATCTGGATGTTCGTCCAGAAGGGTCTAATTACGCTGAGAACACCTGTAATCTGGAAGAAATTACAGAGTATTTTGAAGGCAAAATGGCAGAGACGGGAACCAAGTTGCTTTGGGGCACAGCCAACATGTTCTCCAACCGCCGCTATATGTCTGGAGCTTCCACAAACCCGGATCCTGAAGTTTTCGCTTTTGCAGCGGCAACCGTTAAAAGCTGCATGGATGCAACCCATCGCCTCAACGGTGAGAACTATGTGCTATGGGGCGGCCGCGAAGGATACGAAACTCTTCTCAACACCGATCTAACCCGCGAGTTGGACAACATGGGCCGGTTCCTTTCTATGGTTGTCGATTACAAACATAAAATCGGTTTCAAAGGCCAGATCTTGGTTGAACCAAAACCTCAGGAACCATCCAAACACCAGTACGATTATGATGTCGCAACCTGCCATGGTTTCTTGCAGAAATACGGCCTTGAGAACGAAGTAAAGCTGAACCTTGAACAAGGGCATGCCATTCTTGCCGGTCACAGTTTTGAGCATGAAATTGCGCTTGCTCAATCACTTGGCGTTCTCGGCTCCATAGATATGAACCGCAACGACTACCAATCTGGCTGGGATACGGACCAGTTCCCGAACAATGTCCCTGAAGTTGCATTGGCCTACTACCACATCCTCAAAGGGGGTGGATTCACATCCGGCGGTACCAACTTTGACGCGAAACTACGCCGTCAGTCGCTCGATCCAGTGGACCTGATTGCAAGCCATGCCGGAGCTATGGATATTTGCGCCAGAGGCCTAAAAGCTGCCGCTGCAATGCTTGAAGATGGTGGTTTGGAAAGTGCGCTTAATGACCGCTACGCAGGTTGGAGTTCAGCGCAAACCAAAGATGTTATGGACGGCGCAACACTTGAAAGCCTGACCAATTGGGTCAAAGAGCAGGACATCAATCCAGCACCAAAATCAGGAAAACAAGAACGCCTCGAAAACTACGTCAACCGCTTTGTCTAACCTCCCAAGTTAGATCAAAAAAACCCTGCTCAGGAGTTATTGAGCAGGGGTTTTTGTTGGGAAAATAAACTGGAGTTAGAGTTTCCGCCAAACACCGCCACTTTGAGAGCTGGACACTGCAG
The window above is part of the Pseudovibrio sp. Tun.PSC04-5.I4 genome. Proteins encoded here:
- a CDS encoding ureidoglycolate lyase; amino-acid sequence: MSDQTSTERTVLIERLSAETFEPFGEIIEAGTVSPILINEGRCKRYSDLAGVECIGGQTGISLFQAELRTLPHKLTMMERHPLGSQCFIPMDRSEYLVIVAADEGGRPSFPRAFIASSTQSINIKTNTWHGVLTPIKGSGLFAVVDRIGEGKNLEEHWLEEAYLIKE
- a CDS encoding xylose ABC transporter ATP-binding protein, which gives rise to MARLLEMRGIVKCFGPVKALDGVDIQLNKGEVLSLCGENGSGKSTLMKVLCGIYPAGDFEGKILFENKEVNARSIKDTENLGIAIIHQELTLVKELSIMENLFLGSEISWKGILNFSAMHHKTTEMLKRVKLDISPETKVGDLGVGQQQLVEIAKALSKKAKVLILDEPSAPLTESETAILLDLVRELRDGGVSCIYISHKLGEVKAISNHICVIRDGVHIDTRPAETMTTDDIITMMVGREMKQLFPWEEHEIGETVLTAGPFDAWDIANPNRKKVKNAALSLRRGEILGISGLVGSGRTELMECIYGCYRGKSTGSITLEGETLAIRSAKDALGHGIAMVPEDRKKNGIVPIMSVGQNISLAYLKQFSQHGTIRSAQEISVVRESIKSLKVKTPGPDIAIRNLSGGNQQKAILARFLLSTPKVLILDEPTRGIDVGAKYEIYKLMFQLVKKGISIIMVSSELPEVLGISDRVLVMHEGEIKGDLLNSNLTQEQIMDCALSEGIAS
- the xylB gene encoding xylulokinase, which codes for MYLGLDLGTSGLKAALIDEHQRIVATAHSALTESRPKPGWSEQDPESWITAAIDVFDQLKASTPEKLGALKGIGLSGQMHGATLLNAADEPISPCILWNDTRSHLEAAELDSLPAFRAISGSIVFPGFTAPKLRWIENNAPDLFEKVQKVLLPKDFLRLWLTGTYASEMSDASGTSWLDVANRCWSPELLELSHMRRDQMPELVEGTQVSGELRSELTQRWGLPKGVVVAGGAGDNAASAIAVGAVSAGSGFISLGTSGVLFAANDGYQPAPESAVHTFCHALPDAWHQMGVILSATDALNWYAKLVGDSAGNLTNALGDELQKPGSNLFLPYLGGERTPHNDAAVRGAFLGLSHGDDTQALTRTVLEGVAFAFRDCQEALLSTGTKLDRLTAVGGGSQSNYWLSLLATVLNVPIDRPTAGDFGGAFGAARLGLIASEGADPVAICTPPSSVETFLPEQNLCAAFSDAYARFAQTYPVLKDL
- the xylA gene encoding xylose isomerase, which encodes MTSFFGDIQKIAFEGVDSTNELAFRHYNPDEIIMGKPMRDHLRFSVAYWHSFAWEGGDPFGGPTFDRPWFGDEMALAKMKADVAFDMFKILGQPYFCFHDLDVRPEGSNYAENTCNLEEITEYFEGKMAETGTKLLWGTANMFSNRRYMSGASTNPDPEVFAFAAATVKSCMDATHRLNGENYVLWGGREGYETLLNTDLTRELDNMGRFLSMVVDYKHKIGFKGQILVEPKPQEPSKHQYDYDVATCHGFLQKYGLENEVKLNLEQGHAILAGHSFEHEIALAQSLGVLGSIDMNRNDYQSGWDTDQFPNNVPEVALAYYHILKGGGFTSGGTNFDAKLRRQSLDPVDLIASHAGAMDICARGLKAAAAMLEDGGLESALNDRYAGWSSAQTKDVMDGATLESLTNWVKEQDINPAPKSGKQERLENYVNRFV
- a CDS encoding ROK family protein; the protein is MAKQKKTGNVLEQREQGRRLIFSHIRQFDQAARVDIAKSTGLSPATVTTITAELIAEGILEEVAEQSDTSEVRRGRPRIELKIRGAAHKVAGIKLSDKVATLVIMNLEGEELSNHSMPMPNLPLEENQTVDFIYALLHEALNKSGLSYKDLSAIGIGLPGIVDAKRGFVYWCPLFASRNVDLLQSLSAKLPLPVFIDNDTNLVALAELWFGYGRNHTDFLVVTIEHGVGMSIVMDSKVYRGARGSGAEFGHTKVRPDGALCRCGQRGCLEAYVADYALLRDADTVMTGHMNLNAEQRLTYLFEAAKGGNETAQAIFKRAGQMFATGLANLVNIFDPAIIILSGEQMKFDYLYEHDVIESMRNSIVNIDAPAPEVQIHKWGDLMWAKGAAAFALNEVLARSL
- a CDS encoding nucleobase:cation symporter-2 family protein; translation: MTDNSIGTPEQLRDPNYTPALHKAIPLGIQHVLAMFVSNVTPAIIIAGAAGFGFGSDAGAQGFPDMTYMIQMSMLFAGIATLFQTIGMGAIGARLPIVQGTSFAFIPIMIPLVAGKGVEALPALFGGVLLGGLFHAVLGIFIGRIRFALPPLVTGLVVTMIGLALVKVGIQYAAGGVPAIGKPEYGSLLNWSAALVVIFVTLGLKFYARGIMAVSAVVIGIAAGYVFALLLGMITVDGIATSVSRSASFALPMPFKYGFDFSLAAVIGFCLMAFVSAVETVGDVSGITKGGAGREATDKEIQGATYADGFGTAIAGIFGGLPNTSFSQNVGLIAMTGVMSRHVVTIGAFFLILCGLVPKVGAVIRTIPIEVLGGGVIVMFGMVVAAGISMLSDVNWNRRNMVIFAISLSIGLGLQLDPKAVQYLPDSVRILMTSGLLPAALIAIVLNLVLPEELSAEATEEVSGGMASQDDASLEPASNQA
- a CDS encoding sugar ABC transporter permease, with translation MNIKMLAMIFAIIVIMVFFYFTTDGSYLTPRNISNLFRQTAITGILAIGMVFVIISGEIDLSAGSMMGLLGGVAAILDVWFKLPLALTIVLTLASGLVLGFWNGWWVAYRKVPSFIVTLAGMLAFRGILIGITDGTTVAPTSDAMSIIGQSYLPNLFSLVLGVGLLALYFGWQQKQRGMRSEYGIGNSPASQAWSLNAFLAVGVLGIIWLLNDYRGVPAPVLILIGLMLVGTFIAMKTTFGRRIYAIGGNLEASRLSGIDVEKTKLSVYVMNGLMIAVASLVLSSRLGAGSPSAGNIAELDAIAACVIGGASMAGGVGTVFGAVIGAFIMASLDNGMSMMDVPTFWQYIVKGGILLLAVWMDSATKRRA
- the xylF gene encoding D-xylose ABC transporter substrate-binding protein encodes the protein MKKLVTILCAATVGLFSASAIAKPIKIGMAIDDLRLERWQKDRDIFVAKAEELGAEVYVQSANGNEQTQISQIENMISRGVDVLVIIPYNGEVLSNVIRDAKYDGIKVLAYDRLINGADIDFYISFDNEKVGEMQAEAMLAAKPEGRYFLMGGAPTDNNAKMFRKGQMNVLQPQIDGGKIEIVGDQWVDSWLAENALKIMENALTANDNQIDAVVASNDSTAGGAIQALDAQGLAGKVAISGQDADLASVRRIVAGTQTMTVYKPIVKLARTAAEIAVKLGRDEKPEANSINNNGKKDVDSYLLEPIAVYKNNLDATVIADGFHAKDDVYQK
- a CDS encoding bifunctional allantoicase/(S)-ureidoglycine aminohydrolase: MSTHHLPPSTLYAPQGGLPPQTQVMTDRAVFTNAYAVIPKGVMQDIVTSNLPFWEKTRAWIIARPLSGFAETFSQYIMELQPEGGSSKPEPDTSAQGVIFVVQGEVTVVLDKDPHVLPEGGYAYLPAGASYEVRNNSQKPALFHWVRKRYEAVEGIAQPDAFFTHENDAVVASMPDTNGAWATTRFVDPSDMRHDMHVNIVTFEPGGCIPFAETHVMEHGLYVLEGKAVYRLNNDWVEVEAGDFMWLRAFCPQACYAGGPTRFRYLLYKDVNRHAQLGSFQR